The stretch of DNA GGGTTTCCTGGATCTTTTGGAGAAGGAAGCCCCGGCCGTTTTGTGCATACAGGAAAGTAAAATTCAAGCGCACCAGTTGACGCAGGAAATGATCAATCCGCTGGGTTATTACAGCGAGTGGGTTTCGGCCAGCCAAGCCGGATACAGTGGGGTGGCTACTTTTTCTAAAACTAAGGCGCTGCGGGTGCAAAAAGAGTTGGGCGGAGGCCGCCATGATGACGAAGGCCGGCTCGTGCTGACGGAATTTCCGGAATTTGTGCTGGTGAATGTGTACATTCCCAATGGCGGCCGCGGCGACCATCGGGTGGAATACAAACTCAATTATTACGACGAGATGTTGGATGTGCTGGAGAGCCTGCGCAAACAGGGTAAAAATGTGATTGTGTGTGGAGATTTCAATACCGCACACACCGAAATCGACCTCGCCCACCCCCGAGAAAATGAGGGGATCAGCGGGTTTTTGCCCGTGGAACGCGCTTGGATTAGTAAATTTATTGCAGCCGGCTACATCGATACCTTCCGCCACTTCCACCCCGATGAACCGAACCACTACACTTGGTGGAGTTACCGCACGGCGGCGCGGCAGC from Candidatus Gracilibacteria bacterium encodes:
- a CDS encoding exodeoxyribonuclease III, which encodes MKILCWNVNGIRAVLKKGFLDLLEKEAPAVLCIQESKIQAHQLTQEMINPLGYYSEWVSASQAGYSGVATFSKTKALRVQKELGGGRHDDEGRLVLTEFPEFVLVNVYIPNGGRGDHRVEYKLNYYDEMLDVLESLRKQGKNVIVCGDFNTAHTEIDLAHPRENEGISGFLPVERAWISKFIAAGYIDTFRHFHPDEPNHYTWWSYRTAARQRNIGWRIDYFFVNKEFLPHIKRAWILNDVEGSDHCPIGIEIE